The segment CCCTCGGCCTCCCCCATGGTGTCAGGTGCTGCAGCCCTTATGGTCTGCCTGGTCCTCTGGCAGTGCCTCTCTCCGTAAGAGATCCCCACGTACacctcccctgtccctggggacaccaaatAGGAGCACCAACCCAGATGTGGTCTCTGCAGTGCCAAGGAAAGTGCACCCTCCATGGGGTGAACAGGTGCCAGGCTTATGGGGTGAGATCTGGACATGGACAGTAAGGAACTCTCAGGATTAGGGGTGAAAGCTCCCCAGAGGACTCAGAGTGAAAGCTCTGTTGGGGCAGactttctctctgctttccagccCTTCTGCCCCAAAGGGGTTCCTTGTCACTGGCCTGAGAGTGCAATGCAGAGCAGGTGGCATTCCCGGCACAtacccagccctgtgctctccaGGCTGCCACGGCATGTGCTGACCAGTGCAGGCAGCCTCAGTGTCATCTCCTGCTGGTCCTTCCCCTTGATGACCTGGGAGGCTCATCTGTAGGAGCCCTTTCCATCTCCTGGTGGCCTCCCAGGGGGTGCAGggcatccctggaaatgctgccCAGGAGAAAAGGACCTGTCTGACAGCGGCAGTGTTCAGAGGACAATGGGACAAGGCCCACAGCTtctggaggcagctgggaagaTTGTTCTTctctgggcaggagcagaggactTCCAGAGGTCTCTCCCAGCCTCCATTATCCTGGGTTGCCCTGCATCCCCTGGGCCCTCGAGCAGCCACCCAAAGGCAATGGCTTCTGgaaatctgcagcagcagcagcagcagcacaggattGCATGGATGTACAAGGTGGTTTGAGACCAGTCCTAAAGGGTCTGGAAATGCCCCTGTCAAAGGCAAAACCTTTCATAGGAAAGAGGCTATGTGCTCTGGTATCCCTGGAATGCCTGAGTCCAGGGCACCTTGTGCACTCATTTCCACATCAGCATGATTCAGGTTTGCCTGAAGCTCATGGATTTTCCCAACTCTTCCACATCACAATGATTCCCACAAGCTCTGGGAGACTGATCCAATATCCCTTTGAACTGTGAAATGAATTCAATGGGCAAAGTGATGCCTGCCCCAGGAAAAGGAGCCATGAGCTTTGGGCTCCCTGCCCTCAGCCACTTCCCCAAAGCTGCCATCCAGATCCCGGCCTCAGGGCTGGAGACACTGAGCAAAGTGGGTCAGTTTGTCTTTGACAAAATGGGTCAATTTGTCTTTCAGGGAGAGATGTAGGCATGCCTTTGACCACCTTCCTACGTGTTGATTTCCTTGTTTCCTGGAGGATCCCAACCTCCCAAGCTGAGGCCAGAGCTCTGGTTGTCAAATGCCAaggtcagggcaatcccaaaCCTGGACACAGGCCAGGCCTTGAgtggattgagagcagcccgGTGGAGGGGGACTTGCAGGTTCTGGTGGTTGAAATACTGAACACGGACCTGCACTGCCTGCTAGCAGCCCAGTGCAAAAATCCAGTCGTgttctgggctgcatccaggGCCGTGTGGGCAGCAGGTcgagggaggggattgtcctgctctacTCGGCTCTCATGACACCGTTCTTGGGGTACTGGCTCCAGCTCTAGAACACACAGCCTAAGAAACACACGGACCTGCTGCAGTGGGTCCAGAGGAGCCACAAAGAGCACCAGGCAGCTGGAGCCATTGCcctgtgaggacaggctgagagggTTGCGGTTGTGTAGcaaagagaggagaaggctcccaGGAGACATTCAGTTAAGAAAGGAAAGGATACCTGGTTGGGATGTGTAGTGACGGATCAAGTGCTACCCGTTGGAAACTGAAAGCATatatttagattagatatcatatttagattagatatcatatttagattagatattgggaaggaacCTTTACCTCTGAGAGGGGTAGGACACTGCAACAGGTTGTCTAGAGAAGTGGTAGAATCTGTTTGAGGAGGCACGAGCTAGATGATTTCAAGGCCCATTCCATCCACAATTGATTGGAAGAGTCATCGCAGGATTTTGGGTTGTAAGCAGCAAGAGAACAAAATTAGAGATGACAGGTCAGGGACCTCATCAGGAGCGAGGCCTCGCAAGTGGCCACTCCCAGGAGTTTGGATGTTTCACAGACAAGGAATGTTTGTGGccccacagggctctgggaccCGGCATAAAAGGCTGCGCTGCTCCCGGCTCTGCATCCTCGTCTCTGGcctccctttcctccaggaACCAGGTAAGCCTGAGTCcgctccatccctccctgtgGGCTGAACTGCTGCCATGGAGGCTGCCCGGCTTGATCCTTGGGCTGCCTCAGCTTGgccctgacacagagctgttGGAGGGCCGTCAGCCTTTCCATGCTGGTGGCTGGGGACGGCTGGGAAGAGGGGACTTTGTTCCAGCAGAAGGGGATCCATGGGGCTCAGCCTCAAGGGTATGTGCCCGGCAGAATTTGCACCGGCCGTGGTGTAACAAAATGTCCCAGTGCATCCCGGGACATCTCTAACACAGCCATGTCTGTTCTGGAGATGGGCTGTGACCAGTCTTTGCACAGGGGCCTTAAAGCCACTGTGCTGGGCGCTATTGCTGAGGTGGGGCGGCCTTCCCGTGCCGTGCCACTGGGAGGGCACCAGCAGGGTGGTGGGAGCTGTAGGCACAGAGTGTGTTTGAAGAGCAAATGTGTCCCTGGAGAGAGCTgagggacagagagacagacCGATCCTGAGGCAGGTTggtgctccctgctctgtgttgCAGCTTTGCCTCCTGCACCGAGAGATGTCCTGCTGCAGACCCTGTCCCCCACGGCCCTGCGGCCCCTGTGGCCCAACCCCCCTTgcaagcagctgcagtgagccCTGCCTCGCCCGCTGCGCCGACTCCATGTTCTACATCGAGGCTTCGCCGGTGGCGGTGACCTTGCCGGGCCCCATCCTCACCTCTTTCCCTCAGAGCACAGCCGTGGGATCCTCTCTGtcagctgctgtgggcagctccctcagcacctcgGGAGTTCCCATCTCTTCTGGGGGCTCCCTTGGCCTGGGGGGCTCAGGCCTGTGTCTGCCTTTCCCCCGCTGCGGTCAGATCTGCTGAGGCCGGCGCATCGTCCCCGCTGGCCCTGGCAAATGGgcccttctctttccctccctggCCCCCCACACGTGTTCCTTGGTCTCTGTTCTGTGCCGCTGCTTTTGCTCCTTCTCATTAAAGCCTTTGTGCAGCATTGCTGGAGAGTCGTGGTCGtttgttctcctcctccctcacctACCGCCTGCTCTGCAAGGAAGATCCTTGCCTCTCCCATGGCTACAAATGGAACTCCAATGATGGGGCAGTTCCCAGTGTTGGTAGAGCTCCTTGAAGGGATTGCAGAGCAATAGAAGGAAATtggcagggaaaagaggaaaagaagccaCAGATGAAAGGAGCAAGAAAGGAGCAGCGGACAGGGCTGGGCATAGAAGTAAGGCCTCAGGCAGTAAGCTGGTGTTGCTGTGGGAACgatccaggctgggaacagctgcccagagctgtcTAGCCCAGTCTCCATTTCTGGATGCATCTGCCATAGGAGCAATGGTCCCAGAGCAGGCTCCTGTGCCTGAGCCGTTTTGGAGTGGGTGGTcttgcagctcagctgctgtgtgatTCATCAGAGAACACTGCACAAGTGAACCAGCAGCAGCCGAGGAGAGCTGTGAGTGTGCGGAGAGCATGCTGAGGGAAAGCCCGGGGGAACCAAAAGGGCCAGGTCCCACTGAGATTTGAACTCAGATCACTGGATTCAGAGTCCAGAGTGCTCACCATTACACCATAGGACCTCCTGCCCCAGACACCTCTGGCTCCTGTGCTCAGCCTCACTCAGCCTTGTCTTCCCCACCTTGCAGCAAGCCCTTTCCCACCCAGGGCAAGTTACCTTGGGAAGTCACCTTCACACTGCACAAGCTCCCttgccttctcttctccagcccaAGACACTCCAGCCCCTTAAGGACTAATCGGACGGAAACATTGCTCCGTCTCTACAGAAGGTGAGGAAAGACCCAATGGGGAACCCAGGAAAGGGGCTGGAGCGGCAAGGAGAAAGGGCAGGGGCCACACCAAGGGCTCAACAACGACtgacctccagctcctctgaggAACGGGTTCGCTCACTGCCTGGCGTGCCGGAGCAAGGAGGGCAGAGCCCTCGCTGGGAACTCTTCCCTCTCCCAAGGACCTTGACTGCACGGCAATCCCAGGGGCACACAAGCCCAAATGCCTCCTCCAAGCAGGGCTGGAGACAAAGCAAGGACAAGGCAACCCAGTGCCTGAGCCCCACTGCAACCCCAGCCTGATGTCCAGGTGTTCTCTGCCCACCTGGCCGCAGTGGCTCCCCACTCTCTGGGAGTCTCTGCAGGATCCAGGCCAGCTCCTGCACTTGGCTTTTGCCAAGGCCAACCTGGCTCAAAGCCAGGGTctgcctgctgggctggcaggtgcCTGGAGTCCTGGGCAGGAGCCCggctgaggggagcaggagcagcggCTCGACTGCTCTGCGGGAGAAGACGATGCAGAGAGAAGGACCCGTGCCCTTCGCGACCAGGAGAGCTCAGGTGGTGTTATACGAGTCTGATCACTTTCACTAAAAGCAGGTAGCAGGTAGCGAGGGAAGAGGAAGGCTACGGCCAGTGTTGCCCAAAGAGCTAGAGCCAAGCAGGGTAAAAGCTGTTGGGCGAGGCAGCCTGGGTGAAAAAGGGCCATAGCAGAGGATGGTTTCGATCCATCGACCTCTGGGTTATGGGCCCAGCACGCTCCCGCTGCGCCactctgctcctcctcagccctgcctgccacTGCCCTCACCGCAGACTGATGCTGCCGGACACTGACGGCCCTcgctccttcccttcctctctccttggcctcccccaccccacacaGTACACCCCCTGACAAACTCAGCTCCCTTCAGCCTGTGCGCCACAGCGCCAGGGCCCGCCCTTGCCCTTCTCCCACGCCTCccccccacagccctgcacagacccccgCCCTTTGACGCCCACGCTGACGCTGCACCTGCTCAACGCACCCCCGCAGGCACCCTGCGGCCTTGGGCCCTGCTAGCCATGAGGCCCTCTGAAATACAGACGCATCCCGACACCTGCCGCCCTGACCAcacatcctgctctgctccccgcGCCCTGACGCACTGCACCTGCCGGACAGTTCGGATCTTCGCTGGCCAAGGAGGGACACGGGTTGCCTTGGCCTGCAGTTGCCAACAATTGGAAACAATTCTCCTCTCGGACCTCTGCAAattcagctgcctcagctcaTACTCTGAAGCAAAAGCTCTCAGTTCGGGGCACTTGGTGCCAACCGGCTTGGCAAGCTGAGGGTCCTTGCCCTGAACACTTGGTGTCTGCGTTTCCCCTTTCCTTCATCATTGGTGCTGACAAAGGCCTTGGAgcttcttttctcttgcagtGCTTCCCCCACAACAAGTGGCttggctgcagggcacagaccTTGCCCCAGCAATGGGCTTTTGTCCCCTCCTCCCTCACAAGTGTAGTCCTGGGGGGCATTTCCCTGGTTTAGGGAGACACAAGACACTTTCCTTCAAAGCTGTTCAAACCCCATTAGCTCCTTTGCCTGTTCCGGTATCCCTGAagcctccctcctccctggtCCCTGACTGACCCTCGTGGTTCACACCTGCCACCCCGTGTGCGGGGGCAGCTCTGAACGTCTCACTGTGCCCGCAGCCCAAAAGGGGCGTGAGCCCCATAGCTGGCAGGATTCGAACCTGCGCGGGGAAACCCCAATGGATTTCTAGTCCATCGCCTTCACCACTCGGCCACAACTACCTGCTCTGgccctcctggccctgctcatCACATACCCTGTGCCAACACACCCACACCCCGACGCTTCGGGCCAAGGCTCCTGCTACAAACCGCTCTTCCACATGGCTTCAAAAATCACTCGCAAGGCCAGCAGCAAAAGCCACATTTCATATTACGGGAAAGCACTGCAAAGCCCCTTCTCCGCAAGATTCGCTCCACCACTTACAGGACATTTAACGCACCACAAGATTAAACAGCCAATgacaaacacaaagcaaaacccaagcaatcacaacagaaattaaattaaaggaCTATCCGGCGGACGTTGTCTGTGCGCTTGCCTGTGTTTGCATGTGTAGGACTCTGTGTCTCGGTGTGGCAAAAGACAGTGGGGGCAAGCATATGAAGGAACGCGCCCTCAACCCTTGACAGCATGCAAACTTAACCTTTAACTCAACTCGTACCTAAAACCTAATTAATACCTCACCCTTAAAATTTGACAGAGCAAAAACACTTAATAGCATTGAACCTAACTTACTACTTCAAAGTTATGCTTAGCAACTTAGCAAAAGAACAACACTTAGCAGCATTCCGCATAAGTCTATAACTGTAACTGAACCTTCCTTAGATCTCCAAGGTACTCAGACATCTAAGAAATCAGGATTTCCCCCAGATTTGCTATAGCAAATATATGCACACGTGCATGCCCACAGACATGCAGAGTCAGTACAAGCAACGTACCTGTGAAAAATTCTCCTCAGTGGCCAGTGAAACACGCACTTTGGGTGCCTTTGCATCTCCCAGCGGGCAAAGGGTCAGGCCTCAAGGAGTGAGGGTATCAGCCCGGGACTCGTCGTCGTTGGGCAACCCTCCAGGTAAAGCAACTCTGAGAGTTCACTGGCTGTGACAGCCGTCCCCCTCAGAGGGACATTGCTGGTCACAGCCTGCTGCGGTCCAGGAGAGCTCAAATGGTCTCCTTTTGGACCACTCTTTACAGGGTTGTAAAAGAGCAGGCTTTAGTCGTAACAAGGTTTCATCCTGGCCGCAGTTTGTACTGGCACTTTCTTTGAAAGTGTGACAATGGGAATGTTGTGGCCTTCAGGAAACAACAATATTTTCCAAGACCGGTCACTTTTGAGGGGCATTTTTCATAGGTATATTTACACACCTAAAtacagagtgtgtgtgtgtgtgtgtgtgtgtgtgtgtgtgtgtgtgtgtgcatgagaGAGAGAGGATAGATAATGCTATGGATGTTGTCACTGGGAATTTGAAATTAAGTCCTTGCTGTGACTGTGGATCGAGTGCTGCCAAACCCTTTTGCACCCTTTTAATTTTGTCTCCTTATCCTTTGCTTATCATACACTTTGCCTATAAAACATTAACCATTGATTTCAATTCAATATTCTATTTGTGCTTCATACATTTAGTGAGTAACTGTGCCATCAGAGTGAACTTTGCCATCAAACTCTGTTGAAGCCACACTGCCTTTGTCCAGGCATGCAAAGAagtgcttttctcctttccagccCACAATCCTCTACTCACACCATTGACACATCCCAACATGaccaagagaagagagaagattCATTTTGCTAGGCTTTTGTGAAGAAGATTGGATAGTTCAGAAATGTAACTCAAAATATTGGTATGAACTCTCACAAGGAACAAATTGGCAcggagccctgcagggctgtgatcTCCAGGTTACAGACTCAAGCTCAGTGACTGAGGCTTTGGTGCTCTGGTGTAATTTCTGGCAGTTCTTGGAGCAGATGCTGGAAAGCTCAGGACTCACCCTGGCTGAGTGGTGATAcgtgagggaggaggagaacaaaCGACCACGACTCTCCAGCAATGCTGCACAAAGGCTTTAATGAGAAGGAGCAAAAGCAGCGGCACAGAACAGAGACCAAGGAACACGTGTGGGGGGccagggagggaaagagaagggcCCATTTGCCAGGGCCAGCGGGGACGATGCGCCGGCCTCAGCAGATCTGACCGCAGCGGGGGAAAGGCAGACACAGGCCTGAGCCCCCCAGGCCAAGGGAGCCCCCAGAAGAGATGGGAACTCCcgaggtgctgagggagctgcccacagcagctgaCAGAGAGGATCCCACGGCTGTGCTCTGAGGGAAAGAGGTGAGGATGGGGCCCGGCAAGGTCACCACCACCGGCGAAGGCTCGATGTACACCGTGGAGTCAGCGCAGCGGGCGAGGCAGggctcactgcagctgcttgcAAGGGGGGTTGGGCCACAGGGGCCGCAGGGCCGTGGGGGACAGGGTCTGCAGCAGGACATCTCTCGGTGCAGGAGGCAAAGCTGcaacacagagcagggagcaccAACCTGCCTCAGGATCGgtctgtctctctgtccctcAGCTCTCTCCAGGGACACATTTGCTCTTCAAACACACTCTGTGCCTACAGCTCCCACCACCCTGCTGGTGCCCTCCCAGTGGCACGGCACGGGAAGGCCGCCCCACCTCAGCAATAGCGCCCAGCACAGTGGCTTTAAGGCCCCTGTGCAAAGACTGGTCACAGCCCATCTCCAGAACAGACATGGCTGTGTTAGAGATGTCCCGGGATGCACTGGGACATTTTGTTACACCACGGCCGGTGCAAATTCTGCCGGGCACATCCCCCTGAGGCTGAGCCCCATGGATCCCCTTCTGCTGGAACAAAGTCCCCTCTTCCCAGCCGTCCCCAGCCACCAGCATGGAAAGGCTGACGGCCCTCCaacagctctgtgtcagggcCAAGCTGAGGCAGCCCAAGGATCAAGCCGGGCAGCCTCCATGGCAGCAGTTCAGCCcacagggagggatggagcagacTCAGGCTTACCTGGTtcctggaggaaagggaggCCAGAGACGAGGATGCAGAGCCGGGAGCAGCGCAGCCTTTTATGCCGggtcccagagccctgtggggCCACAAACATTCCTTGTCTGTGAAACATCCAAACTCCTGGGAGTGGCCACTTGCGAGGCCTCGCTCCTGATGAGGTCCCTGCCTCTTTCATCTCTCGCATTTTTCACCAGTTTCACACCAACCTACGTGGAAATTATTCCTGTGTTTCCAAGCTTACTAAGGGCACTTCATTTCAAGGTCCCAAGCCAGTGTATGAGGTGAGTTAAATTGCATTTGTCTAGTGTCTATAGGATTCTGTCACTTGATCTTCTTGATGGTTACTTTGGCTCCAGTTAGAGTTAAATTCCGCCATTAAGTGACACCGCAGGTCAGCTCTTAGGAGCTTTCAGTGCAGGCACTCAGGCTAATCCTGAGAGTCATTTCTCCCACAGGTCATCACAGGCGTAGAGAAGACTGTGGGTCAGTTGAGGCACAAAGTCAACACTGCACAACCCCATAGTGGGGAAGAGACCCAACTCTGCAGGGAGGTGGCAAAGCTCAGTGACAAGGAAAGTCCATGTTCAGCTGAATGGATGTCCCCTGCAGGCCTGAGTGACAGCCATGGGAAACTTGCTTACCACGGCCTGGTTTTGTGATCAAAGAGATGCTGTGTCCTTCCCTGAAAGAGCCCCACAGCCACACTGACCTGTATTGCTCAGCGTGCTCATCCCAGAGGCCAGAGACCTGGCTGGTGGCTTGGGGGAAAAGGCTGAGGGCAGGGAGCCCAAAGCTGTTTTTTCCTGGATCTGGGATGGGGTTTCCCATTCCATgcattttacatttcaaagGGACACTGGATCAGTCTCTCAGAGCACACGGGTGTCATCCTGATgtggaagagctgggaaaatCCCTGAGCTCCAGGCAAACCTGAGTCACCCAGTGTGGCCTTCCGTGGACTGGGTGCCGCAGACTCAGGCGCTCAAGGGATAGCAGAGCTCATATCCTCAATGTTCTGCTGCCGTGAAGGATATTTCCCCACCTTGTATCCCCAGTCGTGGACCACCTGGTGCTTGTCTGCCATCTCCTGCATTTGCTGTCTCCCCAGGCATGGTCTTTGGTGGCTGCCCAAGGGCTGTAGTGACTCAGAGTACCCCACATCAACCCCAGAAGGTCTGGGTGGAGCTCTGGAGGTCTTGTGCTCCtatcagctgctctgggcagatCAAACGGTCCCAGTTGCTCAGCAGGCTGTGGGCCTTGTCCTGCTGGCTTCTAAGCACTGACACAGCTTATCAAAGAGGTCACTATCCCTTGTACGGCTCTCCCAGGCCTGTCCCTTGTCCTCCTCCAGGGAGCCCTGGGATTTTCTTTCATGCTGCTTGTGATTGCTGCCTCTTGCCCTTTGACAGTGCACCTCTCGGGAGAGTTTGGCTCCATTCTCTCCAGAACCCCCAGGAGGtggtggaggcagcagctccatgccCCCCTCCACGCCTTGCCCATCTGCAGCAGGTTGTGCAAGCGCCGTGCCCTCGGCCTCCCCCATGGTGTCAGGTGCTGCAGCCCTTATGGTCTGCCTGGTCCTCTGGCAGTGCCTCTCTCCGTAAGAGATCCCCACGTACacctcccctgtccctggggacaccaaatGGGAGCACCAACCCAGATGTGGTCTCTGCAGTGCCAAGGAAAGTGCACCCTCCATGGGGTGAACAGGTGCCAGGCTTATGGGGTGAGATCTGGACATGGACAGTAAGGAACTCTCAGGATTAGGGGTGAAAGCTCCCCAGAGGACTCAGAGTGAAAGCTCTGTTGGGGCAGactttctctctgctttccagccCTTCTGCCCCAAAGGGGTTCCTTGTCACTGGCCTGAGAGTGCAATGCAGAGCAGGTGGCATTCCCGGCACAtacccagccctgtgctctccaGGCTGCCACGGCATGTGCTGACCAGTGCAGGCAGCCTCAGTGTCATCTCCTGCTGGTCCTTCCCCTTGATGACCTGGGAGGCTCATCTGTAGGAGCCCTTTCCATCTCCTGGTGGCCTCCCAGGGGGTGCAGggcatccctggaaatgctgccCAGGAGAAAAGGACCTGTCTGACAGCGGCAGTGTTCAGAGGACAATGGGACAAGGCCCACAGCTtctggaggcagctgggaagTTTGTAATTctctgggcaggagcagaggactTCCAGAGGTCTCTCCCAGCCTCCATTATCCTGGGTTGCCCTACATCCCCTGGGCCCTCGAGCAGCCACCCAAAGGCAATGGCTTCTGgaaatctgcagcagcagcagcagcagcacagaattgCATGGATGTACAAGGTGGTTTGAGACCAGTCCTAAAGGGTCTGGAAATGCCCCTGTCAAAGGCAAAACCTTTCATAGGAAAGAGGCTATGTGCTCTGGTATCCCTGGAATGCCTGAGTCCAGGGCACCTTGTGCACTCATTTCCACATCAGCATGATTCAGGTTTGCCTGAAGCTCATGGATTTTCCCAACTCTTCCACATCACAATGATTCCCACAAGCTCTGGGAGACTGATCCAATATCCCTTTGAACTGTGAAATGAATTCAATGGGCAAAGTGATGCCTGCCCCAGGAAAAGGAGCCATGAGCTTTGGGCTCCCTGCCCTCAGCCACTTCCCCAAAGCTGCCATCCAGATCCCGGCCTCAGGGCTGGAGACACTGAGCAAAGTGGGTCAGTTTGTCTTTGACAAAATGGGTCAATTTGTCTTTCAGGGAGAGATGTAGGCATGCCTTTGACCACCTTCCTACGTGTTGATTTCCTTGTTTCCTGGAGGATCCCAACCTCCCAAGCTGAGGCCAGAGCTCTGGTTGTCAAATGCCAaggtcagggcaatcccaaaCCTGGACACAGGCCAGGCCTTGAgtggattgagagcagcccgGTGGAGGGGGACTTGCAGGTTCTGGTGGTTGAAATACTGAACACGGACCTGCACTGCCTGCTAGCAGCCCAGTGCAAAAATCCAGTCGTgttctgggctgcatccaggGCCGTGTGGGCAGCAGGTcgagggaggggattgtcctgctctacTCGGCTCTCATGACACCGTTCTTGGGGTACTGGCTCCAGCTCTAGAACACACAGCCTAAGAAACACACGGACCTGCTGCAGTGGGTCCAGAGGAGCCACAAAGAGCACCAGGCAGCTGGAGCCATTGCcctgtgaggacaggctgagagggTTGGGGTTGTGTAGCAAAGAGAGAAGGCTCCCAGGAGACATTCAGTTAAGAAAGGGAAGGATACCTGGTTGGGATGTGTAGTGACGGATCAAGTGCTACCAGTTCAAAACTGAAAGGAGGCATAATTGGATTAGGTACTGGGAAGGGACCTTTTCCTCCAAGAGGGGCGATACACAGGAACAGGTGGTCCAGAGAAGTAGTAGAAGCCATTTTAGGTGGCTTGAGATAGATGATTTTAAGGTCCAGCCACAAGTGATTTGAAGAGGTATCACAGGATTTTGGGTTGCAAGAAGCAAGAGGACAAAATTAGAGATGACAGGGCAGGGACCTCATCAGGAGCGAGGCCTCGCAAGTGGCCACTCCCAGGAGTTTGGATGTTTCACAGACAAGGAATGTTTGTGGccccacagggctctgggaccCGGCATAAAAGGCTGCGCTGCTCCCGGCTCT is part of the Vidua chalybeata isolate OUT-0048 chromosome 10, bVidCha1 merged haplotype, whole genome shotgun sequence genome and harbors:
- the LOC128792897 gene encoding feather keratin Cos1-1/Cos1-3/Cos2-1-like, giving the protein MRSLPLSSLAFFTSFTPTYVEIIPVFPGLLRALHFKVPSQCMRALGPGIKGCAAPGSASSSLASLSSRNQLCLLHREMSCCRPCPPRPCGPCGPTPLASSCSEPCLARCADSMFYIEASPVAVTLPGPILTSFPQSTAVGSSLSAAVGSSLSTSGVPISSGGSLGLGGSGLCLPFPRCGQIC
- the LOC128792894 gene encoding feather keratin Cos1-1/Cos1-3/Cos2-1-like — protein: MLVAGDGWEEGTLFQQKGIHGAQPQGDVPGRICTGRGVTKCPSASRDISNTAMSVLEMGCDQSLHRGLKATVLGAIAELCLLHREMSCCRPCPPRPCGPCGPTPLASSCSEPCLARCADSTVYIEPSPVVVTLPGPILTSFPQSTAVGSSLSAAVGSSLSTSGVPISSGGSLGLGGSGLCLPFPRCGQIC